The region GGCAACCTATAAACCTTTAGGGTAAGTAAGGAGGATTTTTTTATGAAAAGGACTAATGAAGAAGCGATGAGATATGCAAAAGCTTCGTTGAGATTATCTGGAATGGATGTTTCGAAAGAACAAGAGGATTT is a window of Niallia sp. FSL W8-0635 DNA encoding:
- a CDS encoding antitoxin VbhA family protein; amino-acid sequence: MKRTNEEAMRYAKASLRLSGMDVSKEQEDLVRKSLEGHISDEDFINQLKELVDKK